The sequence ACAAAGCCTACTGCAAGGCTTATTAAGTTTTCACGACTACGCAGCACCTCAATCATAATAAGCCTCCTAACAGATGATTGGTGATCCAAACCATTCCGATTCCAGCAGCCATGAATGCTCCGACCGAGGCCATCGAACGCAAAGAGAGTCTACCGATTCCACAAATGCCGTGTCCACTGGTGCAACCACTCCCAATTCGAACACCGATACCAACGAGAAAACCCGCCAACAAGGCAGTGACCATGCCCCGCTCAGCGGTATCCACAAACATCTGTGGTGA comes from SAR324 cluster bacterium and encodes:
- a CDS encoding YeeE/YedE thiosulfate transporter family protein, which codes for MQIQDFSIWEPLLGGVLIGLASAALMYFNGKIAGISGIFRGLLVPQSGAIAWRAMFIGGMVLAGLVMVLVSPQMFVDTAERGMVTALLAGFLVGIGVRIGSGCTSGHGICGIGRLSLRSMASVGAFMAAGIGMVWITNHLLGGLL